Below is a genomic region from Syntrophales bacterium.
GAAATCTTCCCCGTCAGAGATTTCCTTGACCCGCTGAACTGTCGCCCGGCGGAGGAGCAAGTAAATCCCCATGATGAGGATGACTAAACCCGCTAACCCCCCCAGGAAATGTGACAACATATCAACATCTTCTTTCCCCATTCCGAGGGTTCGCCACAGAAGGGGGAAGTCAGTTACCACTCTCAAATGACCGATAAGAATCAGAGCAAGACTGGCGTGAAATACCCAGGTCCCGACCCAGAGAGGCTTATTTCCTTCAAAGAGATTTTGAAAGATAAGGATTTCCTTGGTAATTTTTCTCCACTTCTCACCCGGGGTCGAGGGGGGTGGGTAGAGAGTCATCTTTCCTTGAGCCGCTTTACTCCACTTGAGGATTTTGTAAGTAATCCCCGACAGAAACACGATTAACGTTATGTACGGCATTATACCGCCCACAAAAATTTTGATTCCACTCATCATCTCCTCCTTGAAATTAAATAGTATTAGCACCGATTTTCGCGGAGCTATAACCGTCATTTGAGGACAAGATTTTGATG
It encodes:
- a CDS encoding respiratory nitrate reductase subunit gamma, producing SKSCPQMTVIAPRKSVLILFNFKEEMMSGIKIFVGGIMPYITLIVFLSGITYKILKWSKAAQGKMTLYPPPSTPGEKWRKITKEILIFQNLFEGNKPLWVGTWVFHASLALILIGHLRVVTDFPLLWRTLGMGKEDVDMLSHFLGGLAGLVILIMGIYLLLRRATVQRVKEISDGEDFFILVLILGIIITGDVMRFVTHFDLAQSREYFAALFTFSRASVPNDPAFLLHFFLGQLLIIYIPFSKFLHIPGVFFSKSIIYQE